GGCATATCAAGCAAAACATGATATGCTGCAAGCCGGAGCAAGCTTAATACATTCCATGCGCTGTGCGATGGATCAGTGAAGAGCAATGTGTAGGTTGGGCTGTGTCTGACCTGCAAAAACTAAGTATTTAATATAACGATCAAACAGAGATCATATGGAAACGATGGAAAAACCGATGACAGAATCAACCGAAAAACGAGCACATTTTATCAGACAATTGATTACTGATGAGCTAGCTAGCGGCAAACATAAATCATTAGTGACGCGCTTCCCGCCAGAGCCTAATGGTTATTTGCACGTAGGGCATGCCAAGTCCATTTGCCTCAATTTTGGTTTGGCACAGGAGTTTGGTGGTATCTGTTATCTACGATTTGACGATACAAATCCCATCAAGGAAGAAGATGAATACGTACATGCCATTATTGATGATGTGCGTTGGTTAGGTTTTGAATGGTGCGCTATGACCCATTCATCTGATTATTACAAAGAACTTTATGAGTTTGCTGTGTTATTAATCAAAAAAGACTTAGCTTATGTAGACAGTTTAAGTATGGAAGAGATTCGTGCTTATCGTGGAACTTTGCAAGAGCCAGGACGTGAAAGTCCGTACCGCAATCGTCCTATGGAAGAAAGTCTTGATTTATTTACGCGCATGAAAGCTGGTGAGTTTGCTGACGGTACGCATGTATTAAGAGCAAAAATTGACATGCAATCGGGTAACATTAATATGCGCGATCCGGTTTTATATCGTATTCGCCACGCACATCATCAACGCACGGGTGATGAGTGGTGTATTTACCCAATGTATGATTATGCGCATCCAATTTCAGATGCATTAGAGAAAATTACTCATTCTTTATGTACTTTGGAGTTCCAAGACCATCGACCATTGTATGATTGGCTTATCGAAAATTTACCAGTGCCTGCAAAACCAGTACAAACTGAATTTGCCCGTTTGAATTTATCACACACGGTAACGTCTAAGCGTAAGTTACGTGAGTTAGTTGAGAAAAATGCAGTTTCTGGTTGGGATGATCCACGTATGCCAACATTACGTGGTATGCGTAAACGTGGTTATCCACCAGCAGCGATTCGTCAATTTTGTGAAATGATAGGTATTTCGCGTAGTGATTCAGTCATTGATATGACTTTGTTGGAAGAATGTGTTCGCGCTGAATTAAACCGAACTGCGAAGCGTGCTTTATGTGTGATGGATCCTTTAAAAGTAGTGATTGAAAACTACCCTGAAGGCAAAGTTGAGCAACTTAATGCATCATATAACCCACAAGATCCTGAAGCGGAACGGCGAGAACTTCCTTTCACAAGAGAGCTTTATATTGAGCGTTCTGATTTTATGGAAGAGCCTCCTAAGAAATTCTTCCGCTTATCACCAGGTGCGGAAGTGCGTTTACGTCATGCTTATGTAATTAAGTGTAATGATGTAATTCATAACGAGCAAGGTGAAGTGGTTGAATTACGTTGTACCTATGATGAAAACACTTTAGGAAAAAATCCAGAAGATAGAAAAGTCAAAGGTGTTATTCATTGGGTATCAAGCGAGCATGCGTATCCGGTAACGGTTTTACAATACGATCGTTTGTTTACTGATGCGAATCCGGCTCGTGAAGATGATTTTTTCCAGTTTTTAAATCATGACTCATTGCAAAGGAC
Above is a genomic segment from Legionella lytica containing:
- a CDS encoding glutamine--tRNA ligase/YqeY domain fusion protein, with protein sequence MTESTEKRAHFIRQLITDELASGKHKSLVTRFPPEPNGYLHVGHAKSICLNFGLAQEFGGICYLRFDDTNPIKEEDEYVHAIIDDVRWLGFEWCAMTHSSDYYKELYEFAVLLIKKDLAYVDSLSMEEIRAYRGTLQEPGRESPYRNRPMEESLDLFTRMKAGEFADGTHVLRAKIDMQSGNINMRDPVLYRIRHAHHQRTGDEWCIYPMYDYAHPISDALEKITHSLCTLEFQDHRPLYDWLIENLPVPAKPVQTEFARLNLSHTVTSKRKLRELVEKNAVSGWDDPRMPTLRGMRKRGYPPAAIRQFCEMIGISRSDSVIDMTLLEECVRAELNRTAKRALCVMDPLKVVIENYPEGKVEQLNASYNPQDPEAERRELPFTRELYIERSDFMEEPPKKFFRLSPGAEVRLRHAYVIKCNDVIHNEQGEVVELRCTYDENTLGKNPEDRKVKGVIHWVSSEHAYPVTVLQYDRLFTDANPAREDDFFQFLNHDSLQRTQGFCEPSLANQPVGEVFQFERLGYYCVNEEKDGRVSVFHRVVDLKDTWGKVS